A genome region from Drosophila simulans strain w501 chromosome 2R, Prin_Dsim_3.1, whole genome shotgun sequence includes the following:
- the LOC6735023 gene encoding phenoloxidase 2 yields the protein MTNTDLKALELLFQRPLEPAFTTRDSGKTVLELPDSFYTDRYRNDTEEVGNRFSKDVDLKIPIQELSNVPSLEFTKKIGLKNQFSLFNNRHRDIASELITLFMGAPNLRQFVSLCVYTKDRVNPVLFQYAYAVAVAHRPDTREVPLTNISQIFPSNFVEPSAFRDARQEASVIGESGARVHVDIPQNYTASDREDEQRLAYFREDIGVNSHHWHWHLVYPTTGPTEVVNKDRRGELFYYMHHQILARYNVERFCNNLKKVQPLNNLRVEVPEGYFPKILSSTNNRTYPARVTNQKLRDVDRHDGRVEISDVERWRDRVLAAIDQGYVEDTSGNRIPLDEVRGIDILGNMIEATPVLSINYNFYGNLHNEGHNIISFAHDPDYRHLEEFGVMGDVTTAMRDPIFYRWHGFIDTVFNKFKTRLNPYNAGELNFDGITVDYIEAKIGKSNTKANTLLTYWQKSSADLAAGLDFGPSADGNIFASFTHLQNAPFTYTFNVTNNGARRTGTCRIFICPKVDERNQALNLEEQRLLAIEMDKFTVDLVPGENTIRRQSTESSVAIPFERSFRPVGADYQPKAADELARFKFCGCGWPQHLLLPKGNAQGMLFDLFVMISDYSQDSVEQPKTPNDACSTAYSFCGLKDKLYPDRRTMGYPFDRRLPNANLTELVGAFGNMAKTDLRIVFNDRVIDKA from the exons ATGACGAACACGGATCTGAAAGCCTTGGAACTCCTGTTCCAGCGACCCCTGGAGCCGGCATTCACCACCCGTGACTCCGGAAAAACTGTGTTGGAACTGCCCGATTCCTTCTATACGGATCGCTATCGCAATGACACCGAGGAGGTGGGCAATCGTTTCTCCAAGGACGTGGATCTGAAGATCCCAATTCAGGAGTTGAGCAACGTTCCCAGTCTAGAGTTCACCAAAAAGATTGGTCTCAAGAATCAATTTTCGCTGTTCAACAATCGCCATCGGGATATCGCCAGTGAGTTGATCACCCTCTTCATGGGTGCTCCCAATCTCAGACAATTCGTGTCGCTTTGCGTTTACACCAA GGATCGTGTGAATCCTGTGTTGTTCCAATACGCCTACGCCGTAGCTGTTGCCCATCGCCCGGATACGCGTGAAGTGCCCCTTACCAACATTTCCCAGATCTTTCCGAGCAACTTTGTAGAACCTTCCGCCTTCCGG GATGCCCGTCAGGAAGCTTCTGTCATTGGAGAGAGCGGCGCTCGTGTCCATGTGGACATTCCGCAAAACTACACGGCCTCGGATCGCGAGGATGAGCAGCGCCTGGCGTACTTCCGTGAGGACATCGGTGTGAACAGCCAtcactggcactggcacttgGTCTACCCGACCACCGGACCCACGGAGGTGGTCAACAAGGATCGTCGTGGCGAGCTCTTCTACTACATGCACCACCAGATCCTCGCGCGCTACAATGTGGAGCGCTTCTGCAACAATCTGAAGAAGGTGCAGCCGCTGAACAACCTGCGTGTGGAGGTTCCCGAGGGCTACTTCCCCAAGATCCTGTCCAGCACGAATAACCGCACCTATCCCGCCCGAGTGACCAACCAAAAGCTGAGGGACGTGGACCGCCATGATGGGCGTGTGGAGATCTCCGACGTGGAGCGCTGGCGTGATCGCGTGCTGGCTGCCATTGATCAAGGATACGTTGAAGAT ACTTCTGGCAATCGTATACCATTGGACGAGGTTCGTGGCATCGATATCCTGGGCAACATGATTGAGGCAACGCCAGTCCTATCCATCAACTATAATTTCTATGGCAATCTGCACAACGAGGGACACAACATAATCTCCTTTGCCCACGATCCCGATTACCGTCACTTGGAGGAGTTCGGTGTGATGGGCGATGTGACCACGGCCATGAGGGATCCAATCTTCTACAGGTGGCACGGATTCATCGACACGGTGTTCAACAAGTTCAAGACCCGCCTGAACCCGTACAATGCCGGTGAGCTTAACTTCGATGGTATTACTGTGGACTACATTGAGGCCAAGATTGGCAAGTCCAATACCAAGGCCAACACCCTTTTGACCTACTGGCAGAAGTCGAGTGCCGACTTGGCAGCTGGTCTGGACTTTGGACCATCGGCCGATGGCAACATATTCGCCTCGTTCACCCATCTCCAGAACGCTCCCTTCACCTACACCTTCAATGTGACCAATAATGGAGCCAGACGGACGGGTACTTGCCGTATCTTTATCTGCCCCAAGGTGGATGAGCGTAATCAGGCTTTGAATCTGGAGGAGCAGCGACTGTTGGCCATCGAAATGGACAAGTTCACAGTTGATT TGGTGCCTGGTGAGAACACCATCCGCCGCCAGTCGACAGAGTCCTCGGTGGCCATTCCCTTCGAGCGCTCATTCCGCCCGGTTGGAGCGGACTATCAGCCCAAGGCCGCCGATGAGTTGGCACGCTTCAAGTTTTGCGGATGTGGGTGGCCACAGCATCTCCTGCTGCCCAAGGGCAATGCCCAGGGAATGCTCTTCGACCTGTTCGTCATGATTTCCGATTACTCGCAGGACTCCGTTGAGCAGCCCAAAAC ACCCAATGATGCCTGCAGCACGGCGTACTCGTTCTGTGGTCTGAAGGACAAATTGTATCCTGACAGACGCACCATGGGCTATCCCTTCGATAGACGTCTGCCCAATGCCAATCTCACCGAATTGGTCGGTGCCTTTGGCAACATGGCCAAGACCGATTTGAGGATTGTCTTCAATGATCGCGTGATTGACAAGGCCTAG